One Cricetulus griseus strain 17A/GY chromosome 5, alternate assembly CriGri-PICRH-1.0, whole genome shotgun sequence genomic window carries:
- the Vangl2 gene encoding vang-like protein 2 has protein sequence MDTESQYSGYSYKSGHSRSSRKHRDRRDRHRSKSRDGSRGDKSVTIQAPGEPLLDNESTRGDERDDNWGETTTVVTGTSEHSISHDDLTRIAKDMEDSVPLDCSRHLGVAAGATLALLSFLTPLAFLLLPPLLWREELEPCGTACEGLFISVAFKLLILLLGSWALFFRRPKASLPRVFVLRALLMVLVFLLVVSYWLFYGVRILDARERSYQGVVQFAVSLVDALLFVHYLAVVLLELRQLQPQFTLKVVRSTDGASRFYNVGHLSIQRVAVWILEKYYHDFPVYNPALLNLPKSVLAKKVSGFKVYSLGEENSTNNSTGQSRAVIAAAARRRDNSHNEYYYEEAEHERRVRKRRARLVVAVEEAFTHIKRLQEEEQKNPREVMDPREAAQAIFASMARAMQKYLRTTKQQPYHTMESILQHLEFCITHDMTPKAFLERYLAAGPTIQYHKERWLAKQWTLVSEEPVTNGLKDGIVFLLKRQDFSLVVSTKKVPFFKLSEEFVDPKSHKFVMRLQSETSV, from the exons ATGGACACCGAGTCCCAGTACTCGGGCTATTCTTACAAGTCGGGCCATTCCCGCAGCTCCCGAAAGCACAG GGACCGCCGGGACCGACACCGCTCTAAGAGCCGGGATGGGAGCCGTGGAGATAAATCGGTGACAATCCAAGCTCCAGGAGAGCCCCTGCTGGACAATGAGTCCACGAGGGGAGATGAACGG GATGACAACTGGGGAGAAACAACAACTGTAGTCACAGGCACCTCTGAGCACAGTATCTCCCACGATGACCTCACACGCATCGCAAAGGACATGGAGGACAGTGTCCCGCTGGATTGTTCACGCCACTTGGGCGTGGCAGCAGGGGCCACTCTGGCACTGCTCTCTTTCCTCACCCCGCTggctttcctgcttctgcctccactaCTGTGGCGGGAGGAGCTGGAACCGTGTGGGACAGCATGCGAGGGCCTCTTCATCTCCGTGGCCTTCAAGCTGCTCATCCTGCTGTTGGGCAGCTGGGCTCTGTTCTTCCGCCGTCCCAAGGCCTCGTTGCCACGAGTCTTCGTGTTGCGCGCCCTGCTCATGGTGCTCGTCTTTCTGCTTGTTGTCTCCTACTGGCTCTTCTATGGCGTGCGCATCTTGGATGCCCGCGAGCGCAGCTACCAGGGTGTGGTTCAGTTTGCTGTTTCGCTGGTGGATGCCCTACTCTTTGTGCACTACCTGGCCGTAGTTCTGCTGGAGCTGCGCCAGCTGCAGCCCCAGTTCACACTCAAGGTGGTGCGGTCCACAGATGGGGCCAGCCGCTTCTACAACGTCGGCCATCTCAG CATCCAGCGAGTGGCAGTGTGGATCCTGGAGAAGTATTACCATGACTTCCCTGTCTACAACCCCGCCCTCCTCAACCTGCCCAAGTCCGTCCTGGCCAAGAAAGTGTCTGGCTTCAAGGTGTATTCTCTCGGAGAGG AAAACAGCACCAATAACTCCACTGGCCAGTCAAGGGCTGTGATTGCGGCAGCAGCACGGCGGCGGGACAACAGTCACAATGAGTACTACTATGAGGAAGCTGAGCATGAGCGCAGAGTGCGAAAGCGCAGGGCCAG GCTCGTGGTGGCTGTGGAGGAGGCCTTCACTCACATTAAGCGGCTGCAGGAAGAGGAGCAGAAGAACCCCAGGGAGGTGATGGATCCCCGGGAAGCAGCGCAAGCCATCTTTGCGTCCATGGCCCGCGCCATGCAGAAGTACCTTCGCACCACCAAGCAGCAGCCTTACCACACTATGGAGAGCATCCTGCAGCACCTGGAGTTCTGCATCACTCACGACATGACGCCTAAG GCCTTCCTGGAGCGGTATCTGGCAGCTGGACCCACCATCCAATACCACAAGGAACGTTGGCTGGCCAAACAGTGGACATTGGTGAGCGAGGAGCCGGTGACCAATGGGCTTAAGGATGGCATCGTTTTCCTCTTAAAGCGCCAGGACTTCAGCCTGGTGGTGAGCACCAAGAAGGTGCCGTTCTTCAAACTCTCTGAGGAATTTGTGGATCCCAAGTCACATAAGTTCGTCATGCGGCTGCAGTCGGAGACCTCTGTGTGA